The Desmonostoc muscorum LEGE 12446 genome includes a region encoding these proteins:
- a CDS encoding class I SAM-dependent methyltransferase has product MNSNPLLCTAIANHITTSPQQRISFAQFMEMALYHPEHGYYSSDAVKIGFQGGDFFTSPNLTSDFGELLAEQFLQMWEILGRPVTFSLVEMGAGQGLLALHILKYYQLHYPDFFAALEYVIIEKSPTLRQEQQQRLQDLPVRWCNLEDIPSNAIAGCFFSNELVDAFPVHQFTLETGELQEIYVTTQGDEGDEGDEGDEGDEEVFSSTGRLPTFVEVTGKPSTPQLAEYFDLVGIDLASGAYPDGYRSEINLAALDWLSIVADRLQRGYVLTIDYGYPATRYYNPRRSQGTLQCYYQHRFHDNPYINIGRQDITAHVDFTALECWGDRCGLENVGFIQQGLFLMALGLGERISGISYQKQPLSQLLQRRDALHQLLDPTGLGGFGVLIQSKNLEKTEISQPLKGLTLPE; this is encoded by the coding sequence ATGAATTCCAATCCTTTGCTGTGTACAGCGATCGCAAATCATATCACCACCAGTCCCCAGCAGCGAATTAGTTTCGCTCAATTCATGGAAATGGCGCTATACCACCCTGAACACGGCTACTATTCCAGCGATGCAGTCAAAATTGGCTTTCAAGGTGGTGATTTTTTCACCTCTCCCAACCTTACCTCTGACTTTGGCGAGTTACTTGCAGAACAATTTTTGCAAATGTGGGAGATTTTAGGGCGACCTGTAACCTTTTCTCTGGTAGAAATGGGAGCAGGTCAAGGACTGTTGGCATTACATATCCTCAAGTATTATCAGCTACACTACCCGGATTTTTTTGCCGCCCTGGAGTATGTGATTATTGAAAAGTCGCCAACTTTAAGGCAAGAACAGCAGCAACGCTTACAAGATTTGCCTGTGCGTTGGTGCAATCTAGAGGATATCCCATCAAATGCGATCGCTGGCTGTTTTTTTTCTAATGAGTTAGTCGATGCCTTCCCAGTCCATCAATTCACCCTAGAAACCGGGGAACTGCAAGAAATTTATGTGACAACACAGGGGGATGAGGGAGATGAGGGAGATGAGGGGGATGAGGGAGATGAAGAAGTATTTTCTTCAACTGGTCGTTTGCCAACATTTGTGGAAGTGACAGGGAAACCTTCCACGCCCCAATTAGCCGAGTATTTCGACTTAGTGGGAATCGATTTAGCTTCAGGTGCATACCCAGATGGTTACCGCAGTGAAATTAATTTAGCTGCTCTGGACTGGTTGAGTATAGTAGCAGACCGCTTGCAGCGCGGCTATGTGTTAACAATTGATTATGGCTACCCTGCTACTCGTTATTACAATCCCAGGCGATCGCAAGGAACGTTACAGTGCTATTATCAACATCGTTTCCATGACAACCCTTATATCAATATCGGACGACAAGATATCACTGCCCATGTTGACTTTACGGCTTTGGAATGCTGGGGCGATCGCTGTGGTTTAGAAAACGTTGGTTTTATCCAGCAAGGACTATTTTTGATGGCATTGGGATTAGGGGAACGGATTTCTGGTATTTCCTATCAAAAGCAACCCCTCTCGCAATTACTACAGCGGCGGGACGCACTACACCAGCTTTTAGACCCCACAGGATTGGGTGGTTTTGGAGTCTTAATTCAGAGCAAAAATCTGGAAAAAACAGAAATTTCTCAACCGCTAAAAGGATTGACTCTGCCAGAGTAA
- a CDS encoding NAD(P)-dependent oxidoreductase, with the protein MKVAFLGTGLMGLPMAQRLLAADIQLVAYNRTPEKLAPLQAAGAEIATHARHAISAAECVILMLTNAPAIYNVLLSDRASQTLNGRTIIQMGTITPTESQEIRDAVVAGGGEYLEAPVLGSIPEAKAGKLIVMVGAQPEQYQRHLKLLQNFGTEPLLVGPVGAAAGLKLALNQLIASLTTSFALSLAFVQRQGVDVDVFMQILRDSSLYAPTFDKKLQRMLDGNYANPNFPTKHLLKDTELFISEAKSVSLDLSSIKGVRQILQTAVKMSFAEDDYSSLFAVIKEWGEAIGD; encoded by the coding sequence ATGAAGGTGGCATTTCTGGGAACTGGACTGATGGGACTACCAATGGCTCAAAGGTTATTAGCCGCAGATATACAGCTAGTTGCCTATAATCGCACCCCAGAAAAATTAGCACCACTACAAGCAGCTGGGGCTGAAATTGCCACACACGCCCGCCACGCCATTAGTGCTGCTGAGTGCGTAATCCTCATGCTTACTAATGCCCCAGCCATTTATAATGTCTTGCTTTCAGATAGAGCTTCCCAAACTCTCAACGGGCGCACTATCATCCAAATGGGAACAATTACTCCCACAGAAAGCCAGGAAATTAGAGATGCAGTTGTTGCAGGTGGTGGTGAGTATTTAGAAGCACCCGTGTTAGGAAGCATCCCCGAAGCAAAAGCTGGCAAATTGATTGTTATGGTAGGTGCCCAGCCAGAACAATATCAACGCCACTTGAAGTTACTCCAAAATTTTGGGACAGAACCTTTACTTGTCGGCCCTGTGGGAGCAGCGGCGGGGCTGAAATTGGCACTCAATCAACTAATAGCTTCCCTAACAACTAGCTTTGCTTTGAGTCTCGCTTTTGTTCAGCGTCAAGGTGTGGATGTGGATGTGTTTATGCAAATCTTGCGCGACAGTTCACTTTATGCGCCGACCTTTGACAAAAAACTACAACGGATGTTGGATGGCAATTATGCCAATCCCAATTTTCCCACAAAACACTTGCTCAAAGATACAGAATTGTTTATCTCAGAAGCAAAATCTGTGAGTTTAGATCTCAGTAGTATTAAAGGAGTGCGACAAATCTTGCAAACAGCCGTGAAAATGTCATTTGCTGAAGATGATTATTCATCACTATTTGCTGTCATTAAAGAATGGGGAGAAGCGATCGGTGATTGA
- a CDS encoding chromosome segregation ATPase — MTERDIPDSWSGARAREPDQNTRLSRTEQFGETQPFDVPATGSTSKSVKRRKKNNSVGKDSHSQDTIQASKSSRKLPRWMRSWILWSLLLTLIPGSVAFLAMAMLLKLPAAPNCPSIFWPLASASVRLHCAQLAASKDTVNDLLQAIALVKELPENHPLHAEINRFIEEWSRDILKLADQSFQTGNLEEAIATARKIPEDVAAYKLVDEQIDKWQTIWSKADSIYNNAIAEVRERRWQSAFMLSARMLRVDNQYWAGTKYDQLNRLIATAREDGDKLGKAENLAQSKVVDNLLEAIKLAESIGQESYLYQKAQEAIPVFGRKMLDLAQAKLNQQNADEALDIARQIPESAKLQGETDDFIAIADAKRSAWLGNVSGLEAAIAQAQQIDPSRPVYEEAQQLIARWQLEIEDVAHLEKARILASQGTVNNLTAAIAQAQLIPASNPRGTEARQEMGRWQAQVETIEDQPYLERAEQIAIFDDINSLQAAIAQASQIRRGRALYPEARRKIRTWAGKIQRIEDQPYLDQARELALSGNLTAAISAAQQIASSGRALSGEAQTAIDDWQGQIQTRENWRKAQETAAAGTPEALTEAIRLANRVSNNSILRMDANLAIDQWSQQLLDIARSQGQSDIGRGIQIAKSIPRGSSAYNAAQDQIRTWQEFLNPQPEPSPPAESPEPSPSTTIIGQ, encoded by the coding sequence ATGACAGAGCGGGATATTCCAGACAGTTGGTCAGGAGCCAGAGCAAGAGAGCCAGATCAAAACACAAGATTATCCCGAACAGAGCAATTCGGTGAAACTCAACCGTTTGATGTCCCAGCTACTGGTTCTACCTCCAAGTCAGTGAAGCGGCGAAAAAAAAACAATTCCGTTGGCAAAGATAGTCATTCACAAGACACTATCCAAGCGAGCAAAAGTTCTCGGAAATTGCCACGCTGGATGAGAAGTTGGATATTGTGGTCATTACTGCTAACTTTGATTCCTGGCAGTGTAGCATTCTTGGCAATGGCAATGCTGCTGAAGTTGCCAGCTGCCCCTAATTGTCCATCGATTTTCTGGCCTTTAGCTAGTGCTTCGGTGCGATTGCACTGCGCTCAATTGGCAGCTTCTAAAGATACAGTGAATGACCTGCTGCAAGCGATCGCTCTGGTGAAGGAGCTACCAGAAAATCACCCGTTACACGCAGAAATTAATCGTTTCATCGAAGAATGGTCGCGGGATATTTTGAAGTTAGCCGATCAGAGTTTCCAAACAGGAAATTTGGAAGAAGCGATCGCTACTGCCCGCAAGATACCAGAAGATGTGGCTGCTTATAAATTAGTAGACGAGCAAATTGACAAATGGCAAACAATTTGGTCGAAGGCAGATAGCATTTACAATAATGCGATCGCTGAAGTTCGGGAACGACGCTGGCAATCGGCATTCATGCTCTCTGCCAGAATGTTACGCGTGGACAACCAATACTGGGCGGGTACTAAATACGACCAATTGAATCGCCTAATTGCCACAGCCAGGGAAGATGGCGATAAGTTAGGAAAAGCGGAAAATTTAGCACAAAGCAAGGTTGTTGATAATTTACTCGAAGCGATCAAGCTAGCGGAGTCCATCGGGCAGGAAAGTTACCTTTACCAAAAAGCTCAGGAAGCGATTCCGGTGTTTGGGCGTAAAATGCTGGATTTGGCACAGGCAAAACTCAACCAGCAAAATGCCGATGAAGCACTGGATATTGCTAGACAAATTCCTGAAAGTGCGAAACTCCAAGGCGAAACAGATGACTTTATCGCCATAGCTGACGCCAAAAGAAGCGCTTGGCTGGGTAATGTCTCTGGTTTAGAAGCAGCGATCGCCCAAGCACAACAAATCGATCCTTCAAGACCAGTATATGAGGAAGCGCAGCAGTTAATTGCTCGTTGGCAATTAGAAATCGAAGATGTTGCCCATCTGGAAAAAGCGAGAATATTGGCTAGCCAAGGAACAGTCAATAATTTAACAGCAGCGATCGCCCAAGCGCAACTGATCCCTGCTAGTAACCCCAGAGGCACAGAAGCTAGGCAAGAAATGGGTCGCTGGCAAGCCCAAGTAGAGACCATCGAAGACCAACCTTACTTAGAACGCGCCGAACAGATAGCAATATTTGATGATATTAACTCGTTGCAAGCTGCGATCGCTCAAGCTAGCCAAATCCGTAGAGGTCGTGCATTATATCCAGAAGCACGTAGAAAAATTCGCACCTGGGCAGGAAAGATTCAGCGAATTGAAGACCAACCCTACCTAGATCAAGCAAGAGAGTTGGCTCTGAGTGGAAATCTCACCGCCGCCATTAGTGCAGCTCAACAAATTGCATCTTCGGGGAGGGCGCTTTCTGGCGAAGCACAAACCGCTATTGATGACTGGCAAGGGCAAATCCAGACCAGAGAAAACTGGAGAAAAGCCCAGGAAACCGCAGCCGCCGGGACGCCAGAAGCCTTGACTGAGGCAATACGGTTAGCAAATCGGGTTTCCAATAATAGCATCTTACGCATGGATGCCAATCTCGCCATTGACCAATGGAGTCAGCAATTATTAGATATAGCACGTTCTCAAGGTCAGTCTGATATTGGCAGAGGAATTCAGATTGCCAAGTCCATTCCACGCGGTAGTTCTGCTTACAATGCAGCACAAGACCAGATTAGGACTTGGCAGGAATTTCTCAATCCTCAACCAGAACCTTCGCCTCCGGCAGAGTCTCCAGAACCGTCGCCATCAACGACTATTATTGGTCAGTGA
- a CDS encoding IS5 family transposase (programmed frameshift), with translation MTRRYALRDDQWERIKDLLPGREGYVGATAKDNRLFVEAVLYRYRAGIPWRDLPSRFGDFRVIHTRFSRWSKTGVWELVFQHLADDADNEYAMIDSTIVRAHQHSAGAKGGASTEAIGRSKGGLSTKIHAVVDALGNPLSFHLTPGQACDLDGSDQLLPNIVADTVLADKGYDADERVIERLQAQGKTAVIPPKRNRTRPRDYDRDLYKARHLIENFFAKLKQYRAIATRYDKRAANFLGAIYLAASVIWLN, from the exons ATGACGCGCCGATACGCACTACGAGATGATCAGTGGGAGAGAATCAAAGACCTGCTACCTGGGCGAGAGGGCTATGTGGGAGCCACAGCTAAAGATAATCGATTGTTTGTTGAAGCAGTATTATATCGTTATCGAGCAGGCATTCCCTGGCGTGACTTGCCATCGAGATTCGGGGATTTTCGGGTGATTCACACCCGCTTCAGTCGATGGTCAAAAACAGGCGTGTGGGAGCTGGTGTTTCAGCACTTGGCCGATGATGCCGATAACGAATATGCCATGATTGACTCGACAATTGTCCGCGCCCACCAGCATAGTGCGGGTGCAAAGGGGGGG GCGTCCACAGAAGCCATTGGTCGCAGCAAAGGGGGATTGAGTACTAAGATTCATGCTGTGGTAGATGCTTTGGGCAACCCACTGAGCTTTCACCTGACACCCGGACAAGCTTGTGATCTTGATGGCTCTGACCAACTGCTACCCAATATTGTGGCGGACACAGTACTGGCAGATAAAGGCTATGATGCCGATGAGCGAGTAATTGAGCGACTTCAGGCACAGGGCAAAACCGCAGTGATTCCTCCTAAACGCAACCGTACCAGACCTCGTGACTACGACCGAGATTTATACAAAGCCCGTCATCTCATTGAAAACTTTTTTGCCAAACTCAAGCAGTACCGAGCGATCGCAACGCGCTACGACAAACGCGCTGCCAACTTTCTGGGTGCAATTTATTTGGCTGCTTCTGTCATTTGGCTCAATTGA
- a CDS encoding Uma2 family endonuclease: MTTTPAVSKRLTFKEYLAYDDGTDTRYELVNGELIPVSLGSGQHGAVTEFLNVSFRAEILRLKLDWTSKQMVIGVRSPRAGRWDTSRIPDVVVIPLSVWRELRNREAVIELNEPPPLLIVEVVSESTKTVDYRAKRVEYNVLNIPEYWIVDPLTSKVTVFTLIEELYEPVEFVGSDRIKSQIFPELKLTAEQVLSAED, translated from the coding sequence ATGACCACAACTCCAGCAGTTAGCAAACGACTTACGTTTAAAGAGTATTTGGCTTATGATGATGGCACCGATACTCGGTACGAACTGGTCAATGGAGAACTAATTCCGGTGAGTTTGGGAAGTGGACAACACGGCGCAGTAACTGAATTTCTCAATGTTAGCTTTCGAGCAGAAATTCTCCGGTTAAAGTTGGATTGGACTTCTAAACAAATGGTTATCGGTGTTCGTTCCCCCCGTGCTGGAAGATGGGATACATCGAGAATTCCAGATGTAGTTGTGATTCCATTGTCTGTGTGGCGAGAGTTAAGAAACCGAGAGGCAGTTATTGAACTTAATGAACCACCTCCATTGTTGATAGTGGAAGTTGTGAGTGAATCAACAAAGACCGTAGATTATCGAGCTAAGCGAGTTGAGTACAACGTTCTAAATATTCCAGAATATTGGATTGTCGATCCATTAACGAGCAAAGTGACTGTCTTCACATTGATTGAAGAATTATACGAACCAGTAGAGTTTGTTGGTAGCGATCGCATTAAATCTCAAATTTTTCCAGAGTTAAAATTAACAGCAGAGCAAGTGCTATCTGCTGAAGATTAA
- a CDS encoding universal stress protein: MLNTVLVALDGSEIAERVIQTLDDFAFSKDAKVILCHVFPTSESEIELPADRPQPESPTFSYFHIEKQLQSYQEKLSVTSELELVTGDPAEEIIRLANIYKTELIVIGSRGLMGMKRIVQGSVSSQVVEEANCSVLVVKPN, from the coding sequence GTGCTAAATACTGTTTTGGTAGCTCTGGACGGTTCGGAAATTGCAGAACGAGTAATCCAGACTTTAGATGATTTCGCCTTTTCCAAAGACGCCAAGGTTATCCTTTGCCATGTATTTCCCACGTCAGAGTCAGAGATTGAACTACCTGCGGATCGTCCTCAGCCAGAGTCCCCAACATTTTCTTATTTTCATATTGAAAAACAGCTGCAATCATATCAGGAAAAGTTATCAGTCACAAGTGAGTTAGAACTGGTAACAGGCGATCCTGCTGAAGAGATTATTCGCCTTGCCAACATATACAAAACTGAATTGATCGTAATTGGCAGTCGTGGATTGATGGGGATGAAGCGAATAGTTCAGGGTTCTGTTAGCAGTCAAGTTGTGGAAGAGGCTAATTGTTCAGTATTAGTAGTAAAGCCGAATTAG
- the hisD gene encoding histidinol dehydrogenase, with protein sequence MLRIITQQADVRAELQRICDRTHDEQVPNKEATVREVLQAVKRQGDKAVLHYTAEFDKQTLKPEELRVTGSELDAAYQQVSKELMGAIRLACRQIEAFHRQRVPKSWVHFGDDEVVLGKRYTPVDRAGLYVPGGRAAYPSTVLMNAIPAKVAAVPRIVMVTPPGAGGAINPAVLVAAQEAGIEEIYRIGGAQAIAALAYGTETIPKVNVITGPGNIYVTLAKKLVYGIVGIDSLAGPSEVLVIADETANPVHVAADLLAQAEHDPMAAAILLTTDAALAKNVQVALERQLVDHPRRIDTEKAIAHYGLIIVVESLAAAAELSNEFAPEHLELEVKDPWALLPQIRHAGAIFLGYSTPEAVGDYLAGPNHTLPTSGAARYASALGVETFLKHSSIIQYSQTALENVASAIDVLATAEGLPSHADSVRRRIKQEE encoded by the coding sequence ATGCTGCGAATCATTACTCAGCAGGCAGACGTCAGAGCAGAACTACAACGGATCTGCGATCGCACCCATGACGAACAGGTGCCCAACAAAGAAGCAACGGTGCGGGAAGTTTTGCAAGCAGTCAAACGCCAAGGCGACAAAGCTGTACTGCATTACACCGCCGAATTTGACAAACAAACCCTCAAGCCAGAAGAACTCCGTGTCACAGGCTCGGAACTGGATGCAGCCTATCAACAAGTGTCAAAGGAGTTGATGGGGGCGATTCGGCTAGCTTGCCGCCAAATTGAAGCATTTCATCGTCAGCGAGTACCGAAAAGCTGGGTACACTTCGGCGACGATGAAGTTGTACTGGGCAAACGCTACACCCCCGTAGACCGAGCGGGATTGTATGTGCCTGGTGGTCGCGCCGCCTATCCCAGTACAGTCCTGATGAATGCAATTCCGGCAAAGGTAGCTGCCGTACCTCGCATAGTGATGGTAACGCCACCAGGCGCAGGGGGGGCAATTAACCCAGCAGTCTTGGTAGCTGCTCAAGAAGCAGGGATAGAAGAAATTTATCGCATTGGGGGGGCACAGGCGATCGCCGCTTTAGCCTATGGTACAGAAACCATTCCGAAAGTGAATGTGATTACTGGTCCTGGGAACATTTATGTCACCCTAGCGAAAAAACTTGTCTACGGCATCGTCGGTATTGATTCTTTGGCAGGCCCCTCCGAAGTGCTGGTGATTGCCGATGAAACTGCAAACCCAGTGCATGTAGCTGCTGACTTATTAGCCCAAGCCGAACACGATCCGATGGCGGCAGCTATTTTGCTGACAACAGATGCTGCTTTAGCCAAGAACGTGCAAGTAGCTTTGGAGAGACAGCTAGTAGATCATCCACGGCGAATAGACACAGAAAAAGCGATCGCTCATTACGGCTTGATTATCGTTGTGGAATCTTTGGCAGCAGCAGCAGAACTGTCCAACGAATTTGCTCCCGAACACCTAGAATTAGAAGTCAAAGACCCTTGGGCACTCTTACCACAAATTCGCCATGCTGGAGCAATATTTTTGGGTTATTCGACACCAGAAGCAGTAGGAGACTATTTGGCAGGCCCTAACCATACCTTGCCGACTTCTGGTGCTGCTCGGTATGCTTCGGCGTTGGGGGTTGAAACTTTCCTTAAACATTCTAGTATTATTCAATACTCGCAAACCGCACTGGAAAATGTGGCTAGTGCCATTGATGTCCTAGCAACAGCAGAGGGCTTACCTTCTCATGCTGATTCAGTGCGACGCCGAATTAAGCAAGAAGAGTGA
- the rpsT gene encoding 30S ribosomal protein S20 has product MANTKSALKRAEIAERNRLRNKSYKSAVKTLMKKYLNAVTVYAANPTPELKQEVQSKLSEAYSKIDKAVKRGVLHPNNGARKKSKLATKLKPLTQTAE; this is encoded by the coding sequence GTGGCCAATACAAAGTCTGCTCTCAAGCGTGCCGAAATCGCAGAACGGAATCGACTGCGTAACAAATCTTACAAATCAGCAGTCAAGACGCTGATGAAAAAATACTTGAATGCTGTAACTGTCTATGCAGCTAATCCTACCCCAGAATTAAAGCAAGAAGTGCAGTCTAAGTTATCTGAGGCTTACAGCAAAATCGATAAAGCAGTAAAACGGGGTGTGCTTCACCCTAACAATGGGGCAAGGAAGAAGTCAAAATTGGCGACTAAACTAAAACCTCTCACACAAACAGCTGAGTAG
- a CDS encoding TatD family hydrolase, with amino-acid sequence MQLIDTHVHLNFDSFQPDLAAVRSRWQQAGVVRLVHSCVHPEEFSSIQSIAREFPEISFAVGLHPLDAQKWNEDTADKIKSLASSDSNVVAIGEMGLDFYKADNYQQQYMVFESQLAIASELDLPVIIHCRDAASVTREVLQKWRSLKGETVRGVMHCWGGTPEETQWFLDLGFYISFSGTVTFKNAKAIQSSAAMVSSDRLLIETDCPFLAPVPKRGDRRNEPAYVLYVAEQVAKLRQETTEAIAQATTQNACKLFGLSI; translated from the coding sequence ATGCAACTGATAGACACCCACGTCCATCTCAACTTTGATAGTTTTCAGCCAGATTTAGCAGCAGTGCGATCGCGGTGGCAACAAGCAGGTGTAGTACGTTTAGTTCATTCCTGTGTTCACCCGGAGGAATTTTCTAGCATTCAGTCCATAGCCCGTGAGTTTCCGGAAATCAGCTTTGCTGTAGGATTGCATCCTTTAGATGCCCAGAAATGGAACGAGGACACAGCCGATAAAATCAAATCTTTGGCAAGTTCGGACTCGAATGTAGTAGCCATTGGGGAAATGGGACTGGATTTTTACAAAGCTGATAACTATCAGCAACAGTACATGGTGTTTGAGTCGCAGCTAGCGATCGCATCTGAACTTGACTTACCTGTGATTATCCACTGCCGCGATGCTGCATCCGTTACCAGAGAAGTGTTGCAAAAATGGCGCTCACTAAAAGGAGAAACAGTACGGGGGGTCATGCATTGTTGGGGAGGAACCCCAGAAGAAACTCAATGGTTTCTCGACTTGGGCTTTTACATCAGCTTTAGCGGAACGGTAACGTTTAAAAACGCCAAAGCGATCCAATCCTCAGCGGCGATGGTAAGTAGCGATCGGTTATTGATTGAAACAGATTGCCCTTTTTTAGCCCCGGTTCCCAAACGTGGCGACAGGCGCAACGAGCCTGCTTACGTCCTTTATGTAGCAGAGCAAGTAGCGAAACTGCGTCAGGAAACTACCGAAGCGATCGCTCAAGCTACCACCCAAAATGCCTGTAAATTATTTGGTCTGTCAATATAA